A DNA window from Sphaeramia orbicularis chromosome 22, fSphaOr1.1, whole genome shotgun sequence contains the following coding sequences:
- the LOC115413761 gene encoding protein tyrosine phosphatase type IVA 2-like: MNRPAPVEISYDCLRFLITHNPTNAQLGKFIEDLKTYGVNTLVRVCAATYDKTPVEQEGIQVLDWPFDDGSAPPDQVVDDWLNLLQAKFRDEPGCCVAVHCVAGLGRAPVLVALALIECGMEYEDAVHFIRLKRRGAFNAKQLLYLENYKPKLCLRSKDANGQSCSIQ, from the exons ATGAATCGACCGGCTCCAGTGGAGATTTCTTATGACTGTCTGAGATTTCTTATCACGCACAACCCCACCAATGCACAACTGGGAAAGTTCATAGAG GATCTGAAGACATATGGTGTGAACACCCTGGTGAGAGTGTGTGCTGCTACTTATGACAAGACACCAGTGGAACAAGAAGGCATACAAGTTCTG GATTGGCCATTTGATGATGGTTCGGCCCCCCCAGATCAGGTGGTtgatgattggttgaatttgctgCAGGCCAAGTTTAGGGATGAGCCTGGCTGTTGTGTGGCTGTGCACTGTGTAGCCGGACTAGGACG AGCTCCTGTGTTGGTGGCCCTGGCTTTAATTGAGTGTGGGATGGAATATGAAGATGCTGTGCATTTCATTAGACT GAAGCGTCGCGGTGCGTTCAATGCCAAGCAGCTGCTTTACCTGGAAAACTACAAGCCTAAACTGTGTTTGCGCTCCAAAGACGCGAACGGACAAAGCTGCTCGATACAGTAG
- the LOC115414371 gene encoding gap junction beta-4 protein-like: MNWSGLESLLSGVNRYSTAFGRIWLSMVFVFRVLVFVVAAQRVWGDESKDFVCNTRQPGCVNVCYDHIFPISHIRLWALQLIFVTCPSLMVIAHVKYREGKDLKYVEEHHGSHLYANPGKKRGGLWWTYLLSLVFKAGFDTSFLYILYRIYHGYDLPRLSKCTLDPCPNTVDCFISRPTEKKIFMVFMVVSSALCIFMCICEMLYLIGKRISKLLRIRHDNQRILFAEQHELTNIAPPRSQYRRDPTLSDSQLSLNKREKIREDTVTTTL, encoded by the exons ATGAACTGGTCTGGATTGGAGAGTCTGTTGAGTGGAGTCAACAGATACTCCACTGCTTTTGGGAGGATTTGGCTGTCTATGGTGTTTGTGTTCCGTGTCTTAGTGTTCGTGGTGGCAGCGCAGAGAGTTTGGGGTGATGAGAGCAAAGACTTTGTCTGTAACACCCGACAG CCTGGCTGTGTCAACGTGTGCTACGACCACATCTTCCCCATCTCCCATATCCGTCTGTGGGCGCTGCAGCTGATCTTTGTCACCTGTCCGTCTCTCATGGTGATAGCTCATGTCAAATATAGGGAAGGGAAAGACCTGAAATATGTGGAAGAGCACCACGGCTCTCACCTTTATGCCAACCCTGGAAAGAAGAGAGGGGGGCTGTGGTGGACCTATCTGCTTAGCTTAGTCTTCAAAGCAGGATTTGACACATCATTTCTGTATATTCTCTATCGAATATACCATGGCTATGACCTTCCCAG gttatccaaGTGCACACTGGATCCATGCCCTAACACTGTCGACTGTTTCATCAGTCGACCAACGGAGAAGAAGATCTTCATGGTGTTCATGGTTGTGTCTAGTGCACTGTGTATCTTTATGTGCATCTGTGAGATGCTATATCTCATTGGAAAACGTATCAGCAAACTACTAAGGATCCGACACGACAACCAGAGGATTCTATTTGCTGAGCAGCACGAGCTCACCAACATAGCCCCACCCAGGTCCCAGTACCGGAGGGACCCGACACTGTCAGACAGCCAGCTGAGCTTAAATAAGAGGGAGAAGATCAGAGAAGACACTGTAACTACCACACTATAG